In Arthrobacter sp. B3I9, the following are encoded in one genomic region:
- a CDS encoding alpha/beta hydrolase yields MQLIDQALERIFQLAPVDLNRTAVGGFSDGASYALGLGLANGNLFSSIIAFSPGFIPPATRVGQPRVFLSHGDSDSVLPIDRTSRRLVPLLRRNGYDVTYREFHGSHTVPAPIAQEAITWLGWQAGAGFEAGDLDVG; encoded by the coding sequence GTGCAGCTGATCGACCAGGCACTGGAGCGGATCTTCCAGCTGGCGCCCGTGGACCTGAACCGCACCGCCGTCGGCGGGTTCTCAGATGGTGCTTCGTATGCGCTGGGCTTAGGCCTGGCCAACGGGAACCTGTTTTCCAGCATCATTGCCTTTTCCCCAGGCTTTATTCCTCCCGCAACCCGGGTAGGCCAGCCCCGTGTCTTCCTTTCCCACGGAGACAGCGACAGCGTCCTGCCGATCGATCGCACCAGTCGCAGATTGGTGCCACTCCTCAGGCGGAATGGCTACGACGTTACCTACCGGGAGTTCCATGGATCCCACACTGTGCCGGCCCCCATCGCCCAGGAAGCGATCACCTGGCTTGGCTGGCAAGCAGGGGCAGGTTTCGAGGCGGGGGACTTAGATGTCGGCTGA